One region of Phragmites australis chromosome 18, lpPhrAust1.1, whole genome shotgun sequence genomic DNA includes:
- the LOC133898234 gene encoding transcription factor MYB20-like isoform X2 translates to MGRQPCCDKVGLNKGPWTAEEDQRLISFILGNSQCCWRAVPKLAGLLRCGKSCRLRWMNYLRPDLKRGLLSEAEEKLVIDLHAQLGNRWSKIASHLPGRTDNEIKNHWNTRIKKKLKKMGIDPLTHKPLSPSPQQQQQHSQSPLPTGDSPQAREPPVDQEKTAAEATTSQNVDDEDELLLRKSPGFCTNEVPMMHPDEIVVPLCDKQQLPPPLPKSTCAAAANTVVSAPTTSYSTVSNSASSGDQEALFQIMDMEWRPEAMFLMGLEDMMEPAPWDDCLGQPPPPPVYEDLFGAYQYQRSSVAFGQEAWNKLELF, encoded by the exons ATGGGGAGGCAGCCGTGCTGCGACAAGGTGGGGCTAAATAAGGGGCCGTGGACAGCGGAGGAGGACCAGAGGCTCATCAGCTTCATCCTCGGCAACAGCCAGTGCTGCTGGCGCGCCGTGCCCAAGCTCGCCG GGCTGCTGCGGTGCGGGAAGAGCTGCCGGCTGCGGTGGATGAACTACCTGCGGCCGGACCTCAAGAGGGGCCTGCTCTCCGAGGCCGAGGAGAAGCTCGTCATCGACCTACACGCCCAGCTCGGCAACAG gtGGTCGAAGATTGCGTCGCACCTGCCAGGCCGGACAgacaacgagatcaagaacCACTGGAACACGCGCATCAaaaagaagctcaagaagatgggGATCGACCCCCTCACCCACAAGCCCCTCTCACCCTCTccgcagcagcaacagcagcataGCCAGAGTCCGCTGCCCACCGGCGACTCGCCACAAGCGCGCGAACCACCAGTGGACCAGGAGAAGACGGCCGCTGAGGCGACGACCAGCCAGAACGTCGACGATGAGGATGAGCTGCTCCTCAGGAAGTCGCCTGGTTTCTGCACCAACGAGGTGCCGATGATGCACCCGGACGAGATCGTGGTGCCACTGTGCGACAAGCAGCAGTTGCCGCCGCCGTTACCAAAGTCGACGTGCGCCGCAGCCGCCAACACGGTCGTTTCGGCACCGACCACGTCTTACTCTACGGTCTCTAACTCGGCGTCGAGCGGCGACCAGGAGGCGCTGTTCCAGATCATGGACATGGAATGGCGGCCGGAGGCCATGTTCCTGATGGGGCTGGAGGACATGATGGAGCCGGCGCCGTGGGACGACTGCCTGggtcagccgccgccgccgccggtgtaCGAGGACCTCTTCGGTGCTTACCAGTACCAGAGGAGTAGCGTTGCGTTTGGGCAGGAGGCATGGAACAAACTTGAGCTCTTCTAA
- the LOC133898234 gene encoding transcription factor MYB20-like isoform X1 — translation MGRQPCCDKVGLNKGPWTAEEDQRLISFILGNSQCCWRAVPKLAGACMPGHSSLPDPADNHLRFTNFSMTEFSCLARKTGLLRCGKSCRLRWMNYLRPDLKRGLLSEAEEKLVIDLHAQLGNRWSKIASHLPGRTDNEIKNHWNTRIKKKLKKMGIDPLTHKPLSPSPQQQQQHSQSPLPTGDSPQAREPPVDQEKTAAEATTSQNVDDEDELLLRKSPGFCTNEVPMMHPDEIVVPLCDKQQLPPPLPKSTCAAAANTVVSAPTTSYSTVSNSASSGDQEALFQIMDMEWRPEAMFLMGLEDMMEPAPWDDCLGQPPPPPVYEDLFGAYQYQRSSVAFGQEAWNKLELF, via the exons ATGGGGAGGCAGCCGTGCTGCGACAAGGTGGGGCTAAATAAGGGGCCGTGGACAGCGGAGGAGGACCAGAGGCTCATCAGCTTCATCCTCGGCAACAGCCAGTGCTGCTGGCGCGCCGTGCCCAAGCTCGCCGGTGCGTGCATGCCTGGTCACTCATCCTTACCGGATCCCGCGGATAACCATCTCCGTTTCACGAATTTCTCGATGACAGAATTTTCGTGTCTCGCGCGAAAAACAGGGCTGCTGCGGTGCGGGAAGAGCTGCCGGCTGCGGTGGATGAACTACCTGCGGCCGGACCTCAAGAGGGGCCTGCTCTCCGAGGCCGAGGAGAAGCTCGTCATCGACCTACACGCCCAGCTCGGCAACAG gtGGTCGAAGATTGCGTCGCACCTGCCAGGCCGGACAgacaacgagatcaagaacCACTGGAACACGCGCATCAaaaagaagctcaagaagatgggGATCGACCCCCTCACCCACAAGCCCCTCTCACCCTCTccgcagcagcaacagcagcataGCCAGAGTCCGCTGCCCACCGGCGACTCGCCACAAGCGCGCGAACCACCAGTGGACCAGGAGAAGACGGCCGCTGAGGCGACGACCAGCCAGAACGTCGACGATGAGGATGAGCTGCTCCTCAGGAAGTCGCCTGGTTTCTGCACCAACGAGGTGCCGATGATGCACCCGGACGAGATCGTGGTGCCACTGTGCGACAAGCAGCAGTTGCCGCCGCCGTTACCAAAGTCGACGTGCGCCGCAGCCGCCAACACGGTCGTTTCGGCACCGACCACGTCTTACTCTACGGTCTCTAACTCGGCGTCGAGCGGCGACCAGGAGGCGCTGTTCCAGATCATGGACATGGAATGGCGGCCGGAGGCCATGTTCCTGATGGGGCTGGAGGACATGATGGAGCCGGCGCCGTGGGACGACTGCCTGggtcagccgccgccgccgccggtgtaCGAGGACCTCTTCGGTGCTTACCAGTACCAGAGGAGTAGCGTTGCGTTTGGGCAGGAGGCATGGAACAAACTTGAGCTCTTCTAA